GGACGAGTACACCCCTCTCACACCGGTGGTCGAGCTCCTGGTGGCCGACGCCGCCCGTCTCCCGTCACTGCGCGGACTCTTCCTCGCCGACGTGGAGAGCGAGGAGTGCGAGGTGTCGTGGCTGCGACTGTGCGACATCACTCCGGTACTGGAGGCCTGCCCGCGCCTGGAAGAACTCGTCGTCCGGGGTGGCGGCACCCCGGGGGAGCCCCGGGACGAGGAGACCCTCCGGCTCCGGCCCGTGCGGCACACCTCCCTGAAGTCCCTCCGTTTCGAGTCGGGCGGGCTGCCCGGGCACGTCGTACGGGCGGTCGCCGCCTGCGAACTGCCCGCGCTGCGGAGCCTGGAACTCTGGCTCGGCTCCGACTGGTACGGCGGGGACGCGACAGTCGAGGACCTGGCCCCGCTGCTGTCCGGCGGAGGGCTGCCGGCGCTGCGCCACCTCGGTCTGCAGAACAGCGTCGTGCAGGACGAGATCGCCGCCGCCGTGGCGTCGGCGCCCGTCGTCGCCCAGCTCGATTCGCTCTCGCTGGCCATGGGCACCCTGAGCGACACGGGAGGCGAGGCACTGCTGGCCGGGCAGCCTCTGTCGCATCTGTCGCGTCTCGATCTGCGCCATCACTACCTGGGCGAGGAGATGCTCCGACGCATCGTGTCGGCCTGCGCGCCCGCCGTGGTGGACGCGGAGCCCGGTGACGCGTCCGACTTCGATCCGGACGAGGACGACGAGCGGTATGTCGCGGTCGGTGAATAGCCCTGGGCGGGGACAGGGACCGCGTTTCGCCGTCGTCGGCAACCCCCTCAACCGCCGGGTCGCCTTCTTCCGGGGGGCGGTTCTCGCCGCCGGTCTGCCGGAGGCACGGGTCGTGCCGTGGCTGGACGTACTGCACGGCCGGGCGCGCTTCCTGCCCGGCGAGTCGGTGCGTCTGGACTCGCCGGGCGAGGAGCCTGAGGTAGAGCGGCTGCTGCGTGGGGTCGGCGACCCGACCCGTGTGGAGGGCTCGGCCCTCTGGTACGTGAACTTCCTGACCGCCGTCCGTTCCGTGGCCACCGAGGTCGCGGCGACGGGTGGCGAACTACTCGGTTCCGCGGACGAGTTGGCCCGGCTGTTCGACAAGCGGCTGTGCCATGCGGCGCTGGACGAGGCGGGCGTTCGGGTACCCGCCTCGCCGACGTCGGGAGCTTCCGCGGCTCCGGTCCGGGACTGGGACCATGTACAGGAGCTGATGCGGGACCACCGCATGTCCAGGGTGTTCGTGAAGCCGGCGCACGGCTCCTCGGCCTCCGGGGTACTGGCCGTGGAGACGGCCGGCCCGGGGCGGGTCCAGGCGACCACCTCGGTGGAACGGGACGAGCGGGGGCGGCTGTTCAACTCCCTGCGGGTGCGGCGGTACACCGCGGAGCGGGAGGTCGCGGCCCTCGTGGACGCCCTCGCACCGGACGGATTGCACATCGAACGCTGGCTCCCCAAGGCCTCGCAGCAGGGCCGGTCCGCCGATCTGCGGGTCGTGGTGGTCGCGGGCCGTGCGACGCACGCCGTCGTGCGGACCAGCCGCTCCCCCATGACCAATCTCCATCTCGGCGGGGCCCGCGGCGATCTGGACCGGGTCCGTGAGGCGGTGTCCTCGGCGGGCGGCAGCTGGTCCGAGGCGCTGGCTCTCTGCGAGCGCGCGGCTGCCTGCTTCCCCCGGAGCCCGTGCGTGGGGGTCGATCTGCTGCCCTCGACCGGCTGGCGGCGGTTCGCCGTGGGTGAGGTCAACGCGTTCGGCGATCTGTTGCCCGGCCTGACCGGTCTGCCGGGCAGTGGCGCCGAAGGCCAGGACACCTACGCCGCGCAGGTCGCCGCCGTCCTGCGGGCCCACGCGGACGCCCTCGCGAGCACCGACAGCACATCCGACGAACGAGCGAGGAACGACCGTGCCACCGCAGCCCCCTGACCCAGCGCCCCTCGCAACCGCCGTGGCAGCCGTACCCGCCACGGCTTTCACCGACCGGACCGGCGCGGCACCCCTGGTCGTCAGCACGCCCGCCACCACGGCACCGACCTGCACGCCCGCCGACTTCGCCCGGGACGAAGCCGTACCCGACATGAACGCTGTCGTCGGCAGTCACGATCTGCTGCTCGTCACGCTCGACACCCTCCGTCACGACGTCGCCGCCGAACTCGCGGCGGCGGGCCGCCTGCCGAATCTCGCCCGGCATCTCCCCGGCGGTGTCTGGGAGAAGCGGCACGCGCCCGGCAGCTTCACGTACGCCTCCCACCAGGCGATCTTCGCCGGGTTCCTGCCCACTCCCGCCACACCCGGACCCCACCCCCGGCTCTTCGCGGCACGTTTCGCCGGCAGTGAGACGACGGCAGGCCGGACCTTCGTGTACGACTCCCCCGACCTGCCGCGCGGTCTGGAGGCGGTCGGCTACCGCACCGTGTGCGTCGGCGGCGTCGGCTTCTTCAACCGGCAACCGCCCCTCGGGTCGGTGTTGCCCGGCCTCTTCGGGGAGAGCCACTGGGAGCCGGAGTTCGGCGTGGCCTCCCCGACCTCCTTCGAGGCGCAGGTCGCCCGCGCCGAGGAGGTCGTGGCCTCGCTCCCGGCCGATCAGCGGCTCTTCCTCTTCGTCAACGTCTCGGCGCTCCATCAGCCGAACTGGTTCCATCTGCCCGGCGCCACCACCGAGGCCGGTGACTCGCGCGCGACCCACGCGGCGGCACTGGAGTACGTGGACCGGCACATCGGCAGGCTCTTCACGGCGGCGAGCAGCCGCCGCCGCTGCTTCGCCATCGTCTGCTCCGACCACGGCACCGCCTACGGCGACGACGGGTACACCGGTCACCGGCTCGGCCACGAGGCCGTCTGGACGGTCCCGTACGCCCACTTCTTCCTCGAACCGGGGGCCTGACCCGATGACGACCACCACCGTCCGCGCCGACACCGCGCCGACCACCGACGCGGCCTCCGGCGTCCGGCCCTATCAGAGCTACGTCTACGCCTACCCTCACAAAACGGCCTACGCCGAACTCCACGACCGCCCCACCCTGCGCGAGCTGTGGGCCGGGGAGAGCAGGGACGCCCTCCAGCTCTACGCCCACATACCGTTCTGCGAGGTCCGCTGCGGTTTCTGCAACCTCTTCACCCGGATCGGCGCCCCCGACGAGCTGACCACCCGCTACCTCGACGCGCTCGACCGGCAGGCGACCGCGGTACGGGACGCACTGGGCGACGACGAGCCGGTGCGGTTCGCCGCCGCGGCGTTCGGCGGTGGCACGCCCACCTTCCTGACCGCCGGAGAGCTCGAACGGCTCTGCGACATCGCGGAGAAGAGGATGGGCGCCGATCTGCGCGCGGTGCCGCTGTCCGTCGAGACCTCCCCGTCCACGGCGACCGCCGACCGGCTCGCCGTGCTCGCCGACCGGGGCACCACCCGCATCAGCATCGGCGTGCAGAGCTTCGTCGACGCCGAGGCCAGGGCGGCTGTCCGCCCACAGCGCCGGGCCGACGTCGAGGCGGCGCTCGGCCGCATCCGCGAGACCCGGATACCGGTCCTCAACATCGACCTGATCTACGGCATCGACGGGCAGACGGCACGGTCATGGCTCGCCTCGCTGGACGCCGCCCTGGCCTGGCGTCCCGAGGAGCTGTACCTCTACCCGCTGTACGTGCGCCCCCTGACCGGCCTCGGCCGCCTGGCCGAAGGCAGCGGTCCCGAGGCCCGGGCGGCGGCGGACGCCGCCTGGGACGCCCAGCGGCTCCACCTCTACCGCACCGGCCGGGACCACCTCCTGGCCCACGGGTACGAGCAGGTCTCCATGCGGATGTTCCGCCGTGCCGACGCGCCCCAGGAGGGCCCCGACGACTACGCCTGCCAGACGGACGGCATGATCGGCCTGGGCTGCGGCGCACGCTCGTACACCTCGTCGCTGCACTACTCCTTCGACTACGCCGTCAACATGGGGCAGATCCGCGACATCATCGACCGCTTCACCACCACCGAGGACTTCACCCGGGCGGAGCACGGCCGGCCCGTCGACGGCGACGAACCCCAGCGCCGCCACCTCCTGCAGTCGCTGCTCCAGGCCGCCGGGCTTCCGCTGGCCGAGTACCGGCAGCGGTTCGGCCGCGACCCCGTGGACGACTTCCCGGACGAGCTCGCCCGCTTCACCGACCTCGGCTGGCTGGACCGCGGCGCCGGCGACGGCCTGCTGCGGCTCTCCCCCGAAGGGCTCGCGCACTCCGACGCGCTCGGCCCCGTCCTCTTCTCTCCCGCCGTGCGCGCCGCGATGGCCGCGTACGAGGCGAAGTGAGCGGGCCGTGGACCTGACGATCCTCTACCGCGGCCCGCTCGCCTCCTGCGACTACGACTGCCCGTACTGCCCGTTCGCCAAGAGGCGGGACAGCCGAGAACAGCTCACGGCGGACCGGGAGGCGCTCGAACGTTTCACGGCGTGGGTCGCCGCACGGACCGGGGACCGTCTCTCGGTGCTCTTCACCCCGTGGGGGGAGGGGCTGGTGCGGTCCTGGTACCGGCGGGCGCTGGTCGAGCTGTCCCACCTGCCGCAGGTGGCGCGGGTCGCGATCCAGACGAATCTCAGCGGCAGAACGGGCTGGCTGTCCGGGGCGGACCCGGAGCGGCTGGCGCTCTGGTGCACGTACCACCCGGGCCAGACACCGTACGACCGGTTCCTCGGCACGTGCCGGGAGCTGACCGCGGCGGGGGTGCGGTACAGCGTGGGGGTCGTCGGTCTCGAGGAACACCTCCCCGAGGCGCGGAGACTGCGGGCGGACCTGCCGGAGCGGGTGTACCTGTGGGTGAACGCCGCCGAGGGGCGTACGTACACGGACGCGGAGGCGGAGCGCTGGACGGCGCTCGACCCGCTGTTCCCGTACAGCCGGCATCCGCTCCGCTCGGCGGGGCTGCCGTGCCGGACCGGGGAGTCGGTGATCTCGGTGGACGGCGACGGCACCGTGCGCCGGTGCCATTTCGTCAAGGAGGAGCTGGGCAGTCTCTACGACGGGAGCTACCGCCGGGCGCTCGGCCCGAGGGCCTGCCCTCTGCCGGTCTGCGACTGCCACATCGGGTACGTGCACCTGGAGTCGCTGCCGTTGTACGACGTGTTCGCCGGGGGTGTCCTGGAGCGGATTCCGGCTGCGCCGGTCGGGCCCGCCGCGGCGGGCCCGTCACGTCTCCGGCTTCCCCTGGTGTAGCGCCCCCACTCAGAGCGGCAGCAGGTCCGGGCGCTTCGCGGCGACCTCGTCGCCGGAGGACTCGCCGCGCAGCCGGCGGCCGATCCACGGGACGAGGTACTCGCGCGCCCACTGGATGTTGTCGCGCCGCATCTCGAAGGTGTTCCGCTGGGCCTGCGGGGGCCACGGCTGGTCGGGGTCGGCCGGTGTCTCCAGGCTGAGGACCTGTGCGGCCCGCAGCGCCACCCGGGTGTGCCCCTCGGGTGAGAGGTGCAGCCGGTCGTTGTCCCAGGCCCGGCGGTCCTGGATCGATCGCAAGGACCAGAGGTCCAGCACCGGACAGTGGTAGCGGTCCGCGATGGCCCGCAGGTGGACGTTGTAGGTGGCGATCTTGCCGCGCATGTGGCGGAGCACCGGGACCCCGCGGGTGTCGAATCCGGTGGTCACCATGACGGTGCCGACCGCGTTGGTGAGGTCGGCGACCGCGCGTTCGAAGCGCTCGGCCAGGTCGTCCGGGTCGGTGCCGGGCCGGATGATGTCGTTGCCGCCGGCGCAGAAGCTCACCAGGTCCGGTGCGAGCTCCTTGGCGCGGGGAACCTGCTCCTCGACTATCTGGTCGAGCAGTCGTCCGCGTACCGCGAGATTGGCGTACCGGAATAGCCCGTGCACGGAATCGGCACCGGCCGTCTCGTCGGGGGCGGGAAGCTGATCAGCGAGAAGAACCGCGAAACGGTCCGCCCAGCCGACATAGGATCCGTCCGGTCCGGGGTCCCCGACTCCCTCGGTGAAACTGTCGCCGATCGCCGCGTACGACCCGATGATGTCTGTCTTCTGGATTCTCGAATCGTCTGCCACGACCACATATCTTGCCCCTTTCCATGTGACCTACGCGACCGTAAGAAGGGGTTGACGTGGGGTGAGATAGACCACCCGGTCAGGTTTTGGTAAAGCCGGAATAAGTAGAGGGGCGGCGCGCTTACGCGCACCGCCCCTCGAAGCCCTGACGGATCGTGACGATACGTCAAGAGGAGGTGTCTCAGATGGAGACGCCGTGGGACCGCAGGTAGGCGATCGGGTCCACGTCCGAGCCGTAGCTCGGGGTGGTGCGGATCTCGAAGTGGAGGTGCGGGCCGGTGACGTTGCCGGTGGCACCCGAGAGACCGATCTGCTGGCCGCCGGTGACGGTCTGGCCGACCGAGACCATCAGCTGCGACTGGTGCGCGTACTGGGAGTACATGCCGTCGGCGTGCTTGATGATGACCTCGTTGCCGTAGGCGCCGTCGTAGCCGGCGGAGACGACGGTGCCGGGGCCGACGGCGCGGACGACGGTGCCGGTGGCGGCGCTGAAGTCGGAGCCGGTGTGGTAACCGCTGGACCACATGGAGCCGGAGGCGTGGTACTGGGTGGTGACGGTCGCGTTGGCCACCGGGGTGGTCCAGCCGGTGCTGTTGCTGTCGGCGGCCTTGGTGGTGGTCGCGGCGGACTCCGTCGCGGTCGCCGGGGCAGCCTTCGTCCCGGTCTTGGCGGCCGTCTTCGTCTCGGCCTTCGGAGCCTCGGCCTTGGCGGAGGACGCGGTGGAGGCCGAGCTGGACGCCTGGGCGCCGAGGGTCAGCTTCATGCCCGGGAGGATCAGGCTCGGGTTGCCGCCGACGACCTCGCGGTTGTCCTGGTAGAGCTTCTCCCAGCCACCCTTGATCTTGTGCTGGGCGGCGATCTTCGCCAGGTAGTCGCCCGAGACGACCTTGTAGGTCTTGGCGGACTGCTGGGCGGCCGGGGCCGACTGGGCGGCGGGGGCCGACTGCTCGGCGGCGTGGGCACCCGTGGCTCCGAGGAGCGGCAGGGCGACGACGGCGCCACCGGCTCCGACGGCGAGGATGCCGCGAGCGATCGGGCCGGACTTCTTACGACGGTGCTTACCCGGGATGGGCATGGGGAAATTCCTCTCCGGCGCCTACGAGGTGAGCTGTCGGGTTCGGGCTGGAGATGCCCGGTCGCGCTGAACACGACTTCACCCCGAGCCGTCCGGAACAACTCCGGTCGGCGGCTTACCTGGGTCCCCCGCTCCTGCCACGCATCAGTGAGTGCGAATTCCGGGCGGCGGCAGGATTAGGCGGTCCGTCCGGAGTGATGGTGAACGTA
The DNA window shown above is from Streptomyces sp. NBC_00247 and carries:
- a CDS encoding STM4015 family protein, which gives rise to MSRATDIEHPETFHGLPVYLLPAPGETEPGGAAPAGEDGRTAPAGSLPAADAVAWRLDSAWQDDLDFPALWRHFLATVDTSRVRALLIGPWWEDEYTPLTPVVELLVADAARLPSLRGLFLADVESEECEVSWLRLCDITPVLEACPRLEELVVRGGGTPGEPRDEETLRLRPVRHTSLKSLRFESGGLPGHVVRAVAACELPALRSLELWLGSDWYGGDATVEDLAPLLSGGGLPALRHLGLQNSVVQDEIAAAVASAPVVAQLDSLSLAMGTLSDTGGEALLAGQPLSHLSRLDLRHHYLGEEMLRRIVSACAPAVVDAEPGDASDFDPDEDDERYVAVGE
- a CDS encoding STM4014 family protein encodes the protein MSRSVNSPGRGQGPRFAVVGNPLNRRVAFFRGAVLAAGLPEARVVPWLDVLHGRARFLPGESVRLDSPGEEPEVERLLRGVGDPTRVEGSALWYVNFLTAVRSVATEVAATGGELLGSADELARLFDKRLCHAALDEAGVRVPASPTSGASAAPVRDWDHVQELMRDHRMSRVFVKPAHGSSASGVLAVETAGPGRVQATTSVERDERGRLFNSLRVRRYTAEREVAALVDALAPDGLHIERWLPKASQQGRSADLRVVVVAGRATHAVVRTSRSPMTNLHLGGARGDLDRVREAVSSAGGSWSEALALCERAAACFPRSPCVGVDLLPSTGWRRFAVGEVNAFGDLLPGLTGLPGSGAEGQDTYAAQVAAVLRAHADALASTDSTSDERARNDRATAAP
- a CDS encoding STM4013/SEN3800 family hydrolase, producing the protein MNAVVGSHDLLLVTLDTLRHDVAAELAAAGRLPNLARHLPGGVWEKRHAPGSFTYASHQAIFAGFLPTPATPGPHPRLFAARFAGSETTAGRTFVYDSPDLPRGLEAVGYRTVCVGGVGFFNRQPPLGSVLPGLFGESHWEPEFGVASPTSFEAQVARAEEVVASLPADQRLFLFVNVSALHQPNWFHLPGATTEAGDSRATHAAALEYVDRHIGRLFTAASSRRRCFAIVCSDHGTAYGDDGYTGHRLGHEAVWTVPYAHFFLEPGA
- a CDS encoding STM4012 family radical SAM protein, whose product is MTTTTVRADTAPTTDAASGVRPYQSYVYAYPHKTAYAELHDRPTLRELWAGESRDALQLYAHIPFCEVRCGFCNLFTRIGAPDELTTRYLDALDRQATAVRDALGDDEPVRFAAAAFGGGTPTFLTAGELERLCDIAEKRMGADLRAVPLSVETSPSTATADRLAVLADRGTTRISIGVQSFVDAEARAAVRPQRRADVEAALGRIRETRIPVLNIDLIYGIDGQTARSWLASLDAALAWRPEELYLYPLYVRPLTGLGRLAEGSGPEARAAADAAWDAQRLHLYRTGRDHLLAHGYEQVSMRMFRRADAPQEGPDDYACQTDGMIGLGCGARSYTSSLHYSFDYAVNMGQIRDIIDRFTTTEDFTRAEHGRPVDGDEPQRRHLLQSLLQAAGLPLAEYRQRFGRDPVDDFPDELARFTDLGWLDRGAGDGLLRLSPEGLAHSDALGPVLFSPAVRAAMAAYEAK
- a CDS encoding STM4011 family radical SAM protein; amino-acid sequence: MDLTILYRGPLASCDYDCPYCPFAKRRDSREQLTADREALERFTAWVAARTGDRLSVLFTPWGEGLVRSWYRRALVELSHLPQVARVAIQTNLSGRTGWLSGADPERLALWCTYHPGQTPYDRFLGTCRELTAAGVRYSVGVVGLEEHLPEARRLRADLPERVYLWVNAAEGRTYTDAEAERWTALDPLFPYSRHPLRSAGLPCRTGESVISVDGDGTVRRCHFVKEELGSLYDGSYRRALGPRACPLPVCDCHIGYVHLESLPLYDVFAGGVLERIPAAPVGPAAAGPSRLRLPLV
- a CDS encoding SGNH/GDSL hydrolase family protein — protein: MADDSRIQKTDIIGSYAAIGDSFTEGVGDPGPDGSYVGWADRFAVLLADQLPAPDETAGADSVHGLFRYANLAVRGRLLDQIVEEQVPRAKELAPDLVSFCAGGNDIIRPGTDPDDLAERFERAVADLTNAVGTVMVTTGFDTRGVPVLRHMRGKIATYNVHLRAIADRYHCPVLDLWSLRSIQDRRAWDNDRLHLSPEGHTRVALRAAQVLSLETPADPDQPWPPQAQRNTFEMRRDNIQWAREYLVPWIGRRLRGESSGDEVAAKRPDLLPL
- a CDS encoding LysM peptidoglycan-binding domain-containing M23 family metallopeptidase → MPIPGKHRRKKSGPIARGILAVGAGGAVVALPLLGATGAHAAEQSAPAAQSAPAAQQSAKTYKVVSGDYLAKIAAQHKIKGGWEKLYQDNREVVGGNPSLILPGMKLTLGAQASSSASTASSAKAEAPKAETKTAAKTGTKAAPATATESAATTTKAADSNSTGWTTPVANATVTTQYHASGSMWSSGYHTGSDFSAATGTVVRAVGPGTVVSAGYDGAYGNEVIIKHADGMYSQYAHQSQLMVSVGQTVTGGQQIGLSGATGNVTGPHLHFEIRTTPSYGSDVDPIAYLRSHGVSI